A part of Nitrospirota bacterium genomic DNA contains:
- a CDS encoding efflux RND transporter permease subunit: protein MRLPEIAIKRPVFMTMIGLALIVFGLVALPRLALDLFPKIDFPIVNISTKLVGASPEVMEVDVTDVIEEAVNTINGVKTITSRSMEENSIVTVEFFLERNVEQAAQDVRDKVAAVRNRLPRDTEPPVIEKISPEDQPIILIAVWGDRNVKDLTHYADKVLKRDIEKIPGVGSVTINGGRTRQVRIWLDRKKMEALALTASDVKQALGAEHKEVPGGKIENQRMEYIVKTKGEYETPEAFNDLVVSYRHGQLIKLRDIGYAEDGLEDERSITRFNGKTAVGLSVKRQSGENTVAVAERIKAAVAAVKPPQGIKLDITFDQSIYIRRSIEDVQVSLWLGAGLAVLIIFVFLRSVRSTLISAVALPTSVIATFAFINALGFTLNMMTMLGLSISIGILIDDSIVVLENIYRRMEEGEPPMQAAEEGASEIGLAVMATTLSIVAVFVPVAFMKGIIGKFFYEFGITVTVAVLISLFVSLTLTPMLTSRFLYYRKKHGKFYMFLERGFEAIFSVYRPLLAGALRNRWKTILFALASVIAGLALFVIVEKEFMPAADQGRYLVRLETPIDYSLPRADAAMRQVDEQLRKRKEIAGTFYVTGSDFAPESNKSKIYVNMKARKDRQLNQLDSMKQMRDELSTDIAIKSSIEEIAMVGGGMRAVPIQVMIQGRDLDELNKRTMAIKDQFAKVPGIVDADTSIEIGKPEVKLRIDRDRAANYGVSAAAIGGTVNTLIGGEIVGKYKDEKEGERYDITARLIKIERDQPDDIGVLQVRSSTGELVRLRDVTEQSTGTGPTMIMHLNRQRGAAVFSNIDKTKPMATAVNDLEQIIKKNLPPDMSFKLVGMADVMLDAFKNIAFALVIAIIMVYMILAAQFESFVHPFTIMFSLPVSLIGALGLLFITGERISIFSLIGIIMLMGLVTKNAILLVDYTITLRKRGMSREEALLKAGPVRLRPIVMTTAAMVFGMLPTALKIGEGSEQRAPMAIAVIGGLITSTLLTLVVVPVVYTMIDDLENFFKKERKKGTS, encoded by the coding sequence ATGCGACTTCCTGAAATAGCAATCAAACGACCGGTATTCATGACCATGATCGGGCTGGCGCTCATCGTATTCGGCCTTGTGGCGCTCCCGCGGCTGGCGCTGGACCTTTTCCCCAAAATCGACTTCCCGATCGTAAACATTTCGACCAAGCTCGTGGGCGCCTCCCCGGAGGTCATGGAGGTTGATGTCACGGATGTCATTGAAGAGGCCGTGAATACTATTAACGGTGTTAAGACCATCACTTCACGGAGCATGGAAGAAAACTCCATTGTCACGGTAGAGTTCTTTCTCGAACGTAATGTGGAACAGGCGGCCCAGGACGTTCGCGATAAGGTTGCGGCTGTGCGGAACCGACTGCCCCGGGATACGGAACCGCCGGTGATCGAGAAGATCAGCCCCGAGGACCAGCCGATCATCCTGATCGCGGTATGGGGAGACCGGAACGTCAAGGACCTCACCCACTATGCGGACAAGGTCCTGAAGCGTGACATCGAGAAGATCCCCGGCGTGGGTTCGGTGACCATAAACGGCGGCCGCACACGGCAGGTCCGGATCTGGCTTGACCGAAAGAAAATGGAGGCGCTGGCGCTTACGGCAAGCGATGTAAAGCAGGCGCTCGGCGCAGAGCACAAAGAGGTTCCCGGCGGCAAGATCGAGAACCAGCGGATGGAATATATTGTAAAGACCAAGGGCGAATACGAAACGCCGGAAGCGTTCAATGATCTGGTGGTGTCCTATCGCCATGGACAGCTCATCAAGCTCCGCGATATCGGCTATGCCGAGGACGGTCTCGAGGACGAGCGCTCCATCACCCGATTCAACGGAAAGACCGCGGTGGGACTGTCGGTAAAACGTCAGTCCGGAGAGAACACCGTGGCCGTTGCCGAGCGCATCAAGGCCGCGGTCGCCGCCGTCAAGCCTCCCCAAGGGATCAAGCTTGACATTACCTTCGACCAGTCCATCTATATTCGCCGGTCCATCGAGGACGTCCAGGTTTCGCTCTGGCTCGGAGCCGGCCTCGCCGTTCTCATCATCTTCGTCTTTCTTCGGAGCGTCCGGAGCACGCTTATCAGCGCCGTGGCGCTGCCGACCTCCGTTATCGCGACCTTTGCATTCATCAACGCCTTGGGATTCACCCTGAACATGATGACCATGCTCGGCCTGTCGATCTCGATCGGCATCCTGATCGATGACTCCATCGTGGTGCTCGAGAACATCTATCGCCGCATGGAGGAGGGGGAACCGCCGATGCAGGCCGCAGAGGAAGGCGCGTCCGAGATCGGGCTCGCGGTCATGGCCACCACCCTGTCGATCGTTGCCGTTTTCGTGCCCGTTGCGTTCATGAAAGGTATCATAGGCAAGTTCTTCTACGAATTTGGGATCACCGTGACCGTGGCTGTCCTGATCTCGCTGTTTGTGTCACTGACCCTGACGCCCATGTTGACGTCGCGGTTCCTGTACTACCGGAAAAAGCACGGAAAGTTCTATATGTTCCTGGAACGCGGTTTCGAAGCGATCTTCAGCGTATACCGGCCCCTTCTGGCCGGGGCGCTCCGGAACCGCTGGAAGACCATCCTGTTCGCCCTGGCAAGCGTCATCGCCGGACTTGCCCTTTTTGTCATCGTCGAGAAGGAATTCATGCCGGCTGCGGACCAGGGACGCTACCTGGTCCGCTTGGAAACTCCCATCGATTATTCATTGCCGCGGGCCGACGCCGCCATGCGGCAGGTTGACGAGCAGCTCAGAAAACGCAAGGAGATCGCCGGCACCTTCTACGTTACTGGTTCGGATTTTGCCCCGGAAAGCAACAAAAGCAAGATCTATGTCAACATGAAGGCGCGGAAGGACCGGCAACTCAATCAGCTCGACTCTATGAAGCAGATGCGCGACGAGCTGTCCACGGATATTGCGATCAAATCTTCCATAGAAGAGATCGCGATGGTAGGCGGTGGTATGCGGGCGGTCCCCATCCAGGTGATGATCCAGGGACGGGATCTGGATGAACTGAACAAAAGGACGATGGCCATCAAGGACCAGTTTGCGAAGGTTCCCGGGATCGTAGACGCCGATACGTCCATCGAGATCGGCAAGCCGGAGGTAAAACTCCGTATCGATCGTGATCGTGCGGCCAACTACGGCGTCAGCGCGGCGGCCATCGGCGGCACGGTCAATACGTTGATCGGCGGCGAGATCGTCGGCAAGTACAAGGACGAGAAGGAAGGGGAGCGCTACGACATCACGGCGCGTCTGATCAAGATCGAGCGGGATCAGCCTGACGACATCGGCGTTCTGCAGGTCCGCTCGTCCACCGGAGAGCTCGTGAGACTGCGGGATGTTACCGAGCAGTCCACCGGCACCGGGCCCACGATGATCATGCATTTGAACCGTCAGCGCGGCGCGGCGGTATTCTCGAACATCGACAAGACGAAACCCATGGCAACAGCGGTCAATGACCTCGAGCAGATCATCAAGAAGAACCTGCCGCCGGACATGTCCTTCAAGCTCGTGGGTATGGCGGACGTCATGCTTGACGCGTTCAAGAACATCGCCTTCGCACTGGTCATTGCCATTATCATGGTCTATATGATCCTGGCGGCCCAGTTCGAGAGCTTCGTGCATCCCTTTACCATCATGTTCTCCCTCCCGGTGAGCCTGATCGGCGCCCTGGGCCTGCTGTTCATTACGGGAGAACGTATCAGCATCTTCAGCCTCATCGGCATCATTATGTTGATGGGGCTCGTGACGAAAAACGCGATTCTGCTGGTCGACTACACGATCACGCTGAGAAAGCGCGGTATGTCGCGTGAAGAGGCGCTGTTGAAAGCGGGTCCTGTCCGGCTCCGGCCGATCGTCATGACCACGGCAGCCATGGTGTTCGGCATGCTGCCGACGGCGCTCAAGATCGGCGAGGGTTCCGAGCAGCGGGCGCCCATGGCCATTGCCGTGATCGGCGGCCTCATCACGTCCACGCTGCTCACCCTCGTGGTGGTTCCGGTGGTGTACACGATGATCGATGACCTGGAAAACTTTTTCAAAAAAGAAAGGAAAAAAGGTACATCGTAA
- a CDS encoding menaquinone biosynthesis protein, whose protein sequence is MNMLKLGHIVYSNCFPPHAAIITGQVRFPFKLVEGTPTELNRLLYDGKVDVSPSSSIEYAMNPGRYLLLPTLSITSKNKVMSILLESKVPIDELNNKVVAMTTASATSVVLLRILLEVRYDMNPGYTQYEQGVDDPSEQADAMLTIGDLALTKMPQPEFPHRYDLGELWHEFTGLPFVFALWHVNYKKNVERDLDMLYDILVASKAYGISHLRDLARSEAERFNVPAELLLSYWNSFSYGLGREEQKGLRAFYGYAAEIGVIEKIPELRFWTKG, encoded by the coding sequence ATGAATATGCTCAAACTCGGCCATATCGTTTACTCAAATTGTTTCCCGCCCCATGCCGCGATCATCACGGGACAGGTTCGGTTCCCCTTCAAACTGGTGGAGGGCACTCCCACGGAGTTGAACCGCCTGCTCTATGACGGAAAGGTCGATGTATCGCCGTCCTCGTCCATTGAGTACGCCATGAACCCCGGGCGCTACCTTCTTTTACCGACCCTTTCGATCACCTCGAAGAACAAGGTCATGAGCATTCTGCTTGAAAGCAAGGTGCCGATCGATGAACTGAATAATAAAGTCGTTGCCATGACCACGGCCTCCGCCACCTCGGTGGTGCTGCTTCGCATTCTGCTGGAAGTCCGGTATGATATGAATCCAGGGTACACCCAGTATGAACAGGGTGTTGACGACCCATCGGAACAGGCGGATGCAATGCTCACGATCGGGGACCTGGCGCTCACCAAGATGCCGCAGCCCGAATTCCCCCATCGCTACGACCTGGGAGAGCTCTGGCATGAATTTACCGGCCTTCCGTTCGTATTCGCGCTCTGGCACGTAAATTACAAAAAGAACGTTGAACGGGACCTCGACATGCTGTATGATATACTTGTTGCATCGAAAGCATACGGCATCTCTCATCTGAGGGATCTGGCGCGGTCGGAGGCGGAACGGTTCAATGTTCCGGCGGAATTGCTTTTATCCTATTGGAATTCATTCAGCTACGGCCTGGGGAGAGAAGAGCAAAAGGGACTCCGTGCTTTTTACGGTTATGCCGCGGAGATCGGGGTGATCGAAAAAATTCCAGAGCTGCGGTTCTGGACAAAAGGTTGA